The Tessaracoccus timonensis sequence CCAGCCGCGGGCCTCCCACTCGTCGACGTGCGGCGCTTCGGCACCGATGGTGGTGGACTCCCCGTGCCCAGGATGCACGACGGTGTCCGCGGGCAGCGTGAACAACCGCTCGCGCAACGACGACATGACCTGCTGAAAGTCGGAGTAATCCCAGCGGGTGGCGCCCGGCCCGCCCGGGAAGAGCGTGTCACCGCTCAACACGGCGCTGAGCTCGTCGATCCGCAGCGACGTTGAGCCCGGCGTGTGTCCGGGTGTGTGCATGGCCTGGATGGTTGCACCCGCGACGGTGAACGTCGCCCCATCTTCGAGGGGCTGGAATCCCTCTGGGCTGCCCGTGGCGTCTTCCCACAGGAAGCGGTCGGCCTCGTGCAGGTAGACGGGCGCGGGGATGCGGGAAACAAACGCAGGGGTGGCGCGTACGTGGTCCCAGTGGCCGTGGGTGAGTAGCACGGCGAGCACCTTGCGCCCGTTGACGGCGATGGAGACGGCGTCGGGGTCATGGGCCGGGTCCACCACGATCACCTCGTGGCTATCACCGACGAGCCACACGTTGTTCTCGTGTTCGGGCGGCCCGGCGGGGTCGAAGTTACCGGCTGTGACAAGCCGTTCGATCTGTGTCATGGGTACCTCCTGGTGGCCACTGTAGGCGCACCAGAGGTGCATTCGACGGCGCTTCTGGCGGTTTCTGCATCAGCGGCCCAATCGGAGACACGCCGAAAGGCTGCGATGAACCCCTCCGCTGCAATACTGCAGAGCGTGTCCACCGACTACTTCGACGACGACTACGACCCGCTCGCACCCATGGTCGACGCTGCCCCCGCAGACGTCGACGAGCCGGCGCGCGTCGACGATGCGTCCGAGCGCTCAAGTTCGCAGCATCCCACCGGCGTCGAGATGATCGTCGACGATGCGCTGGATGAGGAAGGCGACGGCGGAATCGGGGGCGGCAACGGTATCGTTCGGATATGGGTGGAAGACGATGGGCGGATGTCGAAGGTGCGGGTGAGCCCCGTCTGGTTTCAGCGGCTCGGCCCTGGTCAAACCCTGGAGCAGGCATTCCACGAGGCGTTTGCCAAGGCCCGCATGCGCGTCGCGGAGCGAGGCACCGTCGAATCGACGTCGTTCGATGATGCTGACTTCGGCGAGATCCCGCCACTCACGCCGGAGAACATCTCGCTCTACGTGCGAATGATGAACGACCACCGCAAACGCTGGCTCGCGTTGGTGGAGGAGTCCGTCAAGGAGCCCCCGGCGCCAGTGCCCACCTTTCGCGGGAAGTCGGCCGGTGTCGTCGTGACGCTCACGAATGCGGGATTCCCGAGCCGGGTGGAGTTCAACCAGAAGTGGCTCGACGACGCGCAGGTCGGGTCGATCTGCATCAACGTCAGCGCGGCAGCAACCAAGGCGTACGAGCAGTTTGAGCGGTACGTCCCCGAAACGAATGAACGTGACGAGGCAATGCGGACGATGGAGGCGGAGCAGGAGTACATGATGGCCGGCTTCTACCGTATGTTCGACCCCAGAAGGTGAGCGATGACTGAACCGACAGACCAGGATAAAGAACTGCAGCAGCGGGCCACCGAGTCCGAGTTTTCGGGTATCTCTGCCGACTCGGACGATCTGCTCGACGATGGCGAGCTGCGCGAAGGACTCATTAACCCCAACGCGTCCGGTGGCAAGGGGAAGAATTCCGGGCCAGGCATGATGCCACCCATGATGATGGGTGGCGCCGGCGCAGGTTCTGGTGCCGGCGCGGGTGCCCAGAACGCCATGGGCGCCAATGCCATGGCTGCGGGCCAAGTGAACGCGGCGAACATGAACGCCATGGGTGCGCAGGGCGCGATGCGTAGTGCGGGTGGTGCACCCGGCGGACTCGGCACTGCTGGTACTGGCATGGGTCCGGGCGGCGGCACCCCCGGAGTGCTAGCGGCTGGCAGCGAGTCTCCGCTGGGTGACATCCCGTCGGACTGGAAGCCAGGCGACCCGATTCTCCCCGGCGATCCCCGCCACCCCGGCGGCGACCTCGGGGCGATCTTCCCCGGCGATCCCCGCTACGGCGACCTTGTCCCTGGTTGGTCCGAAGGCGCCTACGGTGATCCGTCGGATCCCAGCAGCTGGAACATCCCGACCGGCTACAACCCGAATGACCCGAGCACCTGGGGCGGTGTCGATAACGGTGTCGGTGGCGTGCTCCCCAGCGATGGTGGGCGGCACGGTTGGAGCTATGGCGATCCGATCATGCCCGGCGACCCACGCCACCCAGGCGGCACCAGCCCGCTCTACCCCGGCGACCCGGGCTACGACCGGGCCGCATTGGGCGGTGTTCTCAGCCCCGACGGTTGGTCCGGCGGCAACCCGCCGCACGGAACCAATATCCCGACCGCACCTGGAACTAGGCCAGGCGACGCCCGCGACAGTGTTGGCGGCGGACAAGGGCCCGCCGGCGGCATCAGCAACCCTGGCGTCGGTTCCGCTGGCGGCGGGAATATCCCAGGCGCCGGGCAGCCTAACCTCCCCACATCTACCCCTCCCTCGGGCACAGGATCTGGTGGAACTTCAGGAGGCGGCGGTGGAACGGGCTCCGGACCGCAGAGCGGCGCGCATACCAGCTACAGCGTCGATCAGGCTCAGCTGCGCGAATGGGCCAAAAAGTGGCAGGAAGCATCCGACAAAACAGCCGCGTTGCAGAGCAAGATGCAACTGCCGCAAGATTTCGGATTCATCGCATCCGCGCTGCCAGCAACACACACACTGGGTGGTTCCGTCATCGACTGGTCAACCGGCGCGAGCAAGGAATTCAACCAGATCGGTGAAAGCCTCATAGCGGCTGCGGATAGGTACGAAGAACAAGAGGGCTTCGGCGTTCGTCAATCGAACCAGGTAAGGGGTCAGTGAGCATGGTGGCAGCAGTCGGAACGGCAGTCGGAGCACGCAGGTTTCCTCCCTTGACACAAATGATGGCGAGCGCGAGCGCGACGTACGCCGACGATGCTTTCCTCGGCGAGCCGACGTCGTCGGAGCAAGACCAGGATTACAAGAATCTCCCCTCGAATGCGGAAGCGCTGCGCACGAGCCTCGACACCGCAGTGCGGATGGATGAGCAGCAAGTCACCTCATTCTGGGAAGAGGTGAAGGAAGCATTCCAGCATGGAGTGAACTATTTCTCAGATCGCGAGGCATTCAAGCAGCGTTGTCAAGCCATTGTTGACGACGCACACGAGCAGCTGAGAAAGGTGGAAGGTAGTGTCGCTCAGCTCAAGAAGTTTCTCGGCATCCCCGAGAGGCTGACCGGAGAGTTCCACGAGTGGAGTGCTCACGCACACGAATTGAAGGCCATCATCGACCCAATCCCCGACTACGGCCAGATTCCGAATTGGCACGGGCCGGCCAGCAACGAATACCTCACCATGACAGAGGTGCAGGTGCAGGCGTGTAATGAGCTGTTCCCGCGTGCGAAGAACATGGCTGAGACGCTCCACATCGCGGAGAGCTTGAACTACGGCGTGTTGTCGGGCGCGAACTCGAACATCCAGACCGCGCTGGGGCACATGCAGCAATGCGTTGTCGTTCCTGAGGGCCGGTTCTACGTGAACACGGCACGCTGCGGAGCGGTGCTCTCTCAGTTGGCAGGCTTGTTGGATGAGATTCTCAAGCTGGCTGACGCCCCGTCGGGTCAGCTGAAAGCACGATTGCAGGATGTCGAATCGTCGGCAAGCGTGCTGCGCTCTGGGTGGCCGAGTGGCTCCTCGCAGCAAGGACAGGAGGGTGTGCCGTCGCCGGAGATCGACGTGACGGCACCGCGGGTTCCTGCCAGGTCCAATCCTGATCCGACCACCGGTCCCGGAAGCCAAGGTACTGAGCGCTGACCTTCACACTCACGGTGGGGCTGCCCGACAGGGTGGCCCCACCGTCGTGTTCTCGCTGAACATGCCCAGATGGGTGCTCGTAACCCGTCGAAGTGATCCCCTCCGCTGGAATACTGAACGGCGTGTCCGACGATCTGTTTGACGACGAGTACGACCCGCTCGCCCCACCACCTGGCGGGGAGTCTGACCTGCCGTTGGAAGAGGAGCTTGGCACCGGCGGTTTCGCGGGCGGCGGCGTCGTCAAACTGTGGTTCGAGCAGGGGCGGTTGAAGACGGTTCGCGTTTCCCCAACCTGGTTCGACAAGTTGGAGCCCGGGCAAACGCTGGCACAGGCCTTCGAAGAGGCGTTCTTGCTGTCGTCGGCTGCGATCGTCGAGGAAGAAGACGCGGCGCTCGACACGTCGGAGCTCATGCTCAACCTTCCTCCGCTGAGCGCTGCCGCCGTCGACGCATACGCCGCCATGCTGCATGACCACTCTGCAGCGTGGCAACGCGCCATCGACGAGGCTGATCACCTCCCACCGAACCCGTCCGAGGCGACAGGGGAGCACACCGGGGCAGTGGTGATGCTGAACCGGGCAGGGCATCCGGCACGAGTGATGTTCGATGAGGAGTGGCTCGACGAGGCGCAGGTCGGCTCGATCTGCAGCGCCGTGTACGGGGCCACGATGAAGGCCTACCAGGCGTTCGTCCCCACCACAGACCACAAACAGCGAGAACTCGACCGCTTCCGCCTCGAACACGAGGTGCTGATGGCGGGATTCCGACGGCTACTCATCCCACGACGTGAGGAGCAAGCATGAGCGAACTGAATGAAATCTGGAGGGAGCTCGCCCGGCGCGCATCCGAGTCGAAGTTCAGCGGCGTCGCAGCAGAAAGCGACGACCTGCTCGGCTCTGCGGAGCTGCGCGAGGGCTTGCTGAGCCCGAACGCGGCAGGCGGGCCGAACGCGATGGGCGGCGGCCCCGGCATGATGCCTCCGATGATGATGGGCGGCATGGGTGGCAGCGGCGGCGGAAACGGCTCTCGTGGAGGCGGTGGCCTTGGCGGGTCGACGGGATCCGCTCCGGCTGGCGGTGCGCCGTCGAACTACGCGCCCCGGCAAGCGGGAACGCTCACGTCGGCGAAGGAGATCAAGCCCGAGAACGCCGGCGACGCGATGCCCGGCGGGGGCGCGCCCGGTGGCGGGATGCCGGCTGGCGGGCCCATGGCCGCAGGCGACGACACCATGCCTGAGGGCGGGGGTGGCGTCGATGATGAGGCGGCTGAGCAGGCTGAGCCCGAGTCGTCGTTCGTGCCCCATGCCCCCACGGGGGAGGGCGACGAGGTCAACCGCGACGGGTTCACCGTCGAGCATGGAACGATGTCGGAGGTGGCTGAGTTGTGGTCGCAGATGTCGGACGCCTACGGGCACGCGTCGTCGCGAATGCCTGCACCTGTGAGCCTCGGGTTTGCGGAGAAGGCCAAGGTATCCACCGACGGTCTCGCGTCAGCCGCTGAGCGGTGGGGGCACGAGGCGGCGCAGGAGTTCCTCACCATCAGCCACTCGATGGTGAGCTCGGTGCGCGCCTACGAGGAGTCCGAAGACGTGGCCGTTACCGCGGTCGGCAAGCAGGAAGGCTGACATGACTGCACTACAACTCTCCGGAGCCGTGGCGACGAAGACTGGCGTGGGGTGCCCGACGGCAGGGGTCGCTGACGCAGCCGAACAAGCGGACACCGAGACCATGCAGCAGGCCGTGGAGCAGTACGCCGATGGGCTTGAAGAGACGCTTGACGGCTACATGCAGCGGGTGAGCGTGGGAGATGCGTCGCTGCAGACGCGCGAGTATCGGCAGATGATGAACGTCGTCGAACAGCTCGAAGCGGCGCTTGAAGAAGCTGTGGCAGCCGATCACCGCGACTTCGATGAGTTCTTTACGGTGCTGCAGGCATTGATGGGAGATATGCGCTCGTTCCTGCCCGAGCAGCGACTCTTCACGCAGCTCTCCGACGACATCGTGCAGAGCGCTCGAGCCGCGCTGGCCGAGGTGCGCCGTCGCATCGAGGACGACGTCACCATCCACATGGATGTGCCTGAGGAGGTGAAGGAGACGGCGCAGGTGTGGTCGGAGACCGCCGACGTGGTGGAGCAGGTAGCGCCCACACTGTCTAAGCTCACGCGTGTGAACGGGTGGAGCGGCCCCGCGGCCATGACCTACCGCCAGATGGCCGACGTGCAGGTGGCGGCAAACGAGGAGTTTCAGTATCTGCCGCGCGCCATGGCAGATGCGTACGACGTCATCAGCACGCTGAATCGGGCAGTGCTCATCGCCGTGCACGATGCGCTGCGCACCACGCTGCAGCAGGCCACCTCCACACAGCCGGGCTTCCCTGGGCAGCTGTTTCGTCGGGTGCAGCAATTCGAGCGCGCCATTGAACGCTGCAACACTGAGTTGCTGACCGAGGCGCTCGATATCTCCGCTGAAGGCACCGACCACGTCGCCGGATTCGTCGACGACATCCGCTCCGCCACTGCTGTGCTTAGCGACCAGTGGCCCTCGGGGACGAGCAAGTCCGGCCTGCAACCTGGTGATACGGCGAGGCAGCTCGTCGGTTGGCTCTCCTCCGACGTGGCTCCCGTCGCCCGCCGCGCCGAGACGCAGGACGGCGAAGCCTCCGAACCTGGCGCTGGCGAGGCTGACGACCAGGGTGAGGCGCGGACGGGCCAAGCGCAACAGGGCCCTAGTACAGATCGTCGCGAGATGCGTACTGACGTGCCTCGCCGCGGAATGTTCAACACCACCGAGCATCGCGTTCGCTTCTGATTTCACTTGCGCCGGTCTACGCGGTGCAAACTGCAAAACTCGCCACTAGTCGCGTCGCTTCTCGCTCAATCACGCATGAGGCGTGCGACTGTTGGCGAGTTTTGCAGTTCTTCTTCGGGAGCAGGTCAGGAGACCAACGCGAAGGTTCCCCAGGTCAGCAAGAACCCGGTCAGTCCGAAGACTGTGGACAGTACTGTCCAGGTTTTCAACCCATCCTTCACGCTGAGCCCCATATATTTCGTGACGATCCAGAACCCGGAGTCGTTGATGTGCGACAGACCGAGACCACCGAAACAGATGGCGAGCGTGACCAGGGTCATTTGCAGGTTGGAGTATCCGGCATCTGCGATGGGCTGAGCCAGGAGCCCGGCAGCGGTCAGGATTGCGACCGTGGCTGAGCCTTGCGACGCACGCAGAGCCAGGGAGATGAGGAACCCAGCCAGAATGATGGGCATGTTGATGCTGATGAGTACGTCGGAGAACGCCTTGCCGATGCCCGAAGTCACCAGCACATTGGCAAACACTCCACCAGCGCCGGTGACAAAGACGATCACCGCGACGTCCGGCAAAGCCGAATCGAGAACACTTCCGCGCTTCTCAAGCGACCAACCTTGCTGATGCCCCACGACGAGATACGCCACGAGCACAGCAGTGAGCAGCGCTAGGGGCGAGGCTCCCACCATGGAAACGAGCCGATGGGCGAAGGTGTCCTTCTCGAGCGTCATCGAGCCGACCGTTCCCACCATGATCTGGATGATGGGCAACAAAATCAAAGCCACCACTACGCCAGCACTGAGTGGCGTTCGTCCTGTGTCGTCAGTACGAATCGAAGCGGTTGCTGGAGATTCCAGAAGGGTGACTTTCTCGGGGTCCACTCGTTTCGAGGTGAAGTAGCCGACGACGACCGTCACCGCCGTGATGGGAAGGCCAATCAGCAGCAGGAGACCAGGGTCTGCACCCGTGATGCCAGCAGCTGCCACGGGGCCAGGGTGTGGAGGCAATGCGACGTGCACGGTGAGCATCGCACCGGCGACGGGCAGGCCGATACGCACCGGGTTGATCTTCGCCATGCGGGCGAAACCAAACACAATAGGTGCGAGGATAATGAATCCAACGTCGAAGAAGACGGGGATTCCCAAAACGAAAGCGGCGGCAGTCACGGCAGCCACAACACGTTTCGGCCCTAGCACCGCGGAGAAGCGCTGGGCCAAGGCGTCGGCGCCGCCAGCAGCTTCAATGAGGCGCCCCAACATCGCGCCCAATCCGACGACGATCATCACCGACGACAGAGTCTTACCCATGCCGTCCGTCATCGTCGGGATGACGTCGGCGATGGGGATGCCCGCCGCGATGGCCGTACCGAACGATACGAGCAGCATCGCGACGAATGCCGACATCCTGACCCGAATTACGAGGAGCAGCAGTAGCGCAATGGCGCCGATTGCGATGCCGAGTAGAGCAGGAGCAGACATGTCAGTCTCGCTGAGGCTTCACAACGTTAATCACGCTGGAGTCATCATCTGCCCCACGGCCCTGGGCGAAGGCCTGCA is a genomic window containing:
- a CDS encoding MBL fold metallo-hydrolase, with amino-acid sequence MTQIERLVTAGNFDPAGPPEHENNVWLVGDSHEVIVVDPAHDPDAVSIAVNGRKVLAVLLTHGHWDHVRATPAFVSRIPAPVYLHEADRFLWEDATGSPEGFQPLEDGATFTVAGATIQAMHTPGHTPGSTSLRIDELSAVLSGDTLFPGGPGATRWDYSDFQQVMSSLRERLFTLPADTVVHPGHGESTTIGAEAPHVDEWEARGW
- a CDS encoding GntP family transporter; translated protein: MSAPALLGIAIGAIALLLLLVIRVRMSAFVAMLLVSFGTAIAAGIPIADVIPTMTDGMGKTLSSVMIVVGLGAMLGRLIEAAGGADALAQRFSAVLGPKRVVAAVTAAAFVLGIPVFFDVGFIILAPIVFGFARMAKINPVRIGLPVAGAMLTVHVALPPHPGPVAAAGITGADPGLLLLIGLPITAVTVVVGYFTSKRVDPEKVTLLESPATASIRTDDTGRTPLSAGVVVALILLPIIQIMVGTVGSMTLEKDTFAHRLVSMVGASPLALLTAVLVAYLVVGHQQGWSLEKRGSVLDSALPDVAVIVFVTGAGGVFANVLVTSGIGKAFSDVLISINMPIILAGFLISLALRASQGSATVAILTAAGLLAQPIADAGYSNLQMTLVTLAICFGGLGLSHINDSGFWIVTKYMGLSVKDGLKTWTVLSTVFGLTGFLLTWGTFALVS